The sequence CAAACTTGTAGAAAAAGGTCTTGTTACAGCTGATGGAGCTGTGTCCTTTCAGAGACTCCTTCAGATTTCAGAGCAGATTGGAGTTTTTCCACCTGGGAGGCCAAGGGAAACACCTGGGACTCAACACCTGCCTTGTCTGCttcccctcagcctcctgcagggCCTTCCCAACCTTCTCCTGGTGGCCCCACAGCTGGCCCAGCCTCCCTGAGGGACCTGCTCACACTCTGCCTTTGGCTTGTACAATTCctccagctggaagcagcaggaagggaactCCCAGGTGTCCATGTGGTTCCTCGTGGTAAGGGGTGCAAGGAATGATGAGCAGCACTGTGATAGCTCAGACAAAACCAGACTGCTTCCAGCTGTGCAAACTACCTGGAAACAATTCCCCTGCTGCTGTAGGAAGGCTTtcagctggggaggggtggCTGCTCCAACAAGAACTATCCCATGGTCTGTCACCCCACCCTGCTCAACTCCTGcttcccagagccccaggagtGCCCCTGGAGCCTGGAAGGCACGAGTCAGGCTTGTCCCTCCCTGGGGCCACACCAATGCTTTGATTGcacattcccatttttaaacaggaaaaattaaaacatacaAAGAGCCTGTGCTGGAATTCTATGTTGTTTCCCAGGTGACACCTGGTTGCTCATCCCAATACTGAATATGTTTTCTTGGATATCTGGGCCTCACTTCTACCCAAAGAGGTCTCCATTTGTTTATTAACAAATAAGTTATTATTACAAGTCATAGCTCATCCTTTTCCATCATTTCAAATGCTTCTATATCTTCATTCCAGTCTGCTAATATGGATTCCATAGGCTGGACTTTACTATCCCAGTGAGCTTTGGAATTGGCCTCTGTCTGGGTGTGTTGTTCCTGAGGCTGGCTGTCCCCTGGTGAACATGCTGGCTCTGGAGCACTGGCCTCTGTGGGTCCAGAGGTATGGGGATCCTCATCTGCCATGGAAACActgtctgtgctggcaggagacAAAGGATCAGGGGCACCAACACCAGagctctctcctcctccttcgGGCTCCTCACTGACTGCTTCAGCATCCTGAGATTCTGAAGGGGCTTCCTCAGAATTTGGTTTGTGTGAATCATTTTCAGATGATTTCTGGTCCatattctccatttccaagtctttgaaagagaaggagaaaagaaaaaaaaaaaaaaaaacaacagtaagAATGCAACATTTTATTATGTATTCCAAAATCAAGGTCACTTCCCTTGGCCTTATTATCTTCAAGGAAGAGCAGACTTTCCAGTGATATGGAGATTTAATAGTACTGAGGAATATATTTTACAGAGGGATAGGAGGGAAGccttttaaacacattttaaatgagGGCAAACAACACATTGAGGATCATTTTGGTTCTCAGGCTTCAGGAGTGACTTGTGGGTCAGTGCCAGTTACCCTCCTTCAGCCTTAAGCAAACACCCACTGTGTGCACTGGGCTTTAATGCTGGATTTTAAAGCACTCCCAGATCCACCAGGATCCCACATCTGAGCACATGGAGTCAGACAGAGTTTCCCAAGTTTACTGAACTGTGCATCTGAGAGAGCCAAAGCCAGAGCCTCCCCACTCCAAGCAAATAACACAGGTCTCCCATGTCCCAGCTTAGctcccaacagctgcccaaTTTAGTCATGCACATTTCTCTGGGTTTGATGGTTACAGCTGTAAGAAGGACACtgatatttcagaatttttagggaatttaACTGCACATGCCACTGTTGACATGGGATACTTACTGCTATCAATAATGTAGTTTGGAATCATTTTACCTTTAAAGATTGTTGCTGGGATTCCAAACggaagcaggaggagggggaagaagcAGATATGGATTACAAACTCTCCAAGGCAGAGCTATCTTGTATTTAGCATTTTGTCAGAGCATTTAGAGTTATAAGCAGGAGGGATTTTTAAGTTAGGAAGAAACAAGACAAAATTTTGGCATATCCCATTTGCAAATAGCCTGATTTTCTGGAGAGATTTGTTCTTACCTACTCTGCCTGGACACAGCAGTGCTACAAGGAAAGCTTACAAGaggaaaaactggaattttctGCTGCATTCAAACATTTCAACTGGGAATGCATTAGCTTGCAATTTTCTTGCATTATACAAGAGCACCCATGAAACATCTGAGGTCAGCAGCCTTATTTCTCATGTTAACCACTTCTCCTTAGATAGGCAAAATAGTTTTAGCACTTGTCTCTCTCCTTTTGGGTGCCAGCAATGTTACTGGGGATCTTGGTGAGGGAGAGATGTTCACAATGTAGGGCACTGGAAACATGCTGTTCCTGATGCTACTTCAAAGCAGCTGATGACAAAAAGGGTTCAAAAGGAATCCAAAAGGCTGGATTTTCTTCTAAGCCAAAGTGACATTTAGGAATAGCATTTCTGGATGTTACTCCATGGGGTGAGTGGATATCAGAGAGATCTTTTGGATAATGGCTTGCTTAATAAAAAACTAATTCCAGTGTCAAACAGAAAACCACAGCACCTCTGGGCTGCAGTGCAAATCATTCCTGTCCATTTTCCACtgtgccatggcacagctgggagctaGATTTACACAAATCACCTCTAAGCTTACCTCTGTCTTTTGCTTTATCAGAAAGGAGCACCTCCACGGCCTCATACTCCCGGATGGCGTCCAGGATGATGTTCCCTTCCTTGTTGAAGAGGAAGAGCATGGGAATAGTGATGTCATCAGTGTTCTTGCCATCCCCAGCCATTTGGAAGAGAggggctgtgtcactgctgctgccctcgTTGTCATCTAGGCAGAGCACACCACAGAAGGGCAAACTTCCTGTTAGATCAGCTGAACTTGGAgcagcctcccctgcccagtCACTTCACAGCAAACCCCAGCCTGATGTGTTTTCCTCCACTTTTCACTTCTATCCCCATTCTTCCTCAGATGTTAGTACTGACAACATCCTGCAATCCTTAAAGTAACAACTTTTAATCTGCAAAAACATTGACAACCCCCATCCCAATTTGTGTTGCACAGAACCAGACAAACCCCAAACATCTCTTGATCCTCTGAAAGCACAATTGCTGTGCTTCTCAGCTTAAAGCTTGTCAGCTTTCCTGTATCTTCCAATCTGCAAAATTAGGTTACATTGACACAAATTAAGAATTTGGAATTGTATTTACCAATGACAATGCCTCCTATTGCTCCAGCTTTCTGAATGTTTCGAGCCTTTTCAGCAAACATGCACTGGCCTCTCTGCATCAAAgcaattttctctttcactgcCTCAGGATTAGTGATCTCTGAGCATCCATTATATGGCTTAATGGTCGCAACGAATCCTCTTGTCTGtttgaaaaaagcaaaaatagagAGTTGGAGAACTATGGTCATGCTTGTGAAAGATTCCCAAGTACTTTTGTTCCTTCAGTCACTCAAATGCATTTAGTGTTGTCTTGTGCCAGTGCAGACAATCTGTGCCCTGAAACTGGAGCTCTAGAAGCAAAGAATGACTGAATTAAAATCTAATTCTTATAATCAGTGTGATGAGTCTACACCTGGAAATTTTGTCTCTGGAAACTTTTCTCCTGTGAACTGCTAGTCTGGAACTCCTCTGTGGGGCTGCAACATGGGTTTTTGTACTGGTTCCCATAGGGACCCCTGCCTCTGTGGTACTGCCCTCTTCCATCTACACAGAGCCTTCTAGAAAAGCTTTTGTTAGAAAAACCTGCTCTTAACTCTAAAAAgcttctgccagctcctggctgacATGGGAGGGAAACTTCCCCTAAATCACCATCTCCTTAGCTGTGCACTGCAGACTGGATAAGCTTGCTTTGCAACTCATGCTGTGCATGTTTTAAATCCTAAACCATGACTGATGactcaggagcagagcacagacagaTAAGCCACTCAACCCCAcgactgtcactgctgtcattGTCACCACTGTCATTTTAACCACCATAATTAACTGATCACCTGGAGGATCAGCTGGATGCCCTCAAACAACAGCAGTACTGTAAAGCTGAAGCTtgtgcaacaggaaaatgaacaGACACACCCACATCTCACATACCCCAGCTTTGTGTTTGGACAAGTCCATCCCAAACTGTGCTGGCCCAGCAGTCAAGACCACCCTGCCAAAGAAGGGATGGGAGACAATCTGGACAGCAcgaggagggagctgctgctctttctgctgctggctAGAGAGTTCAATCATTTCCTGCATGAACCGTAAGCCATCCTCAGCATCCAGAGAacttgctgcctgcagagaaaAGAATCAATAAACAGTTTCATCTCAAATGTCTGAGGAACTTGAGGGAAAAGAAACTGAAGTTGTGTTTGCTTGGACCACTGCTACAAAGACTTTAACACAAAGGGTGGATGCTCACTTCCACTCATGCACCATTTCACAAAAGGTTTCACACAGGAGACTTTAAATATACAAATACATAGTCCTGATAAAGAGATGGAAGTATCTCATGCTGAAAGCAGGGTTTTCAGCCAAGATGCTGTTGGTTACATCACTTCAATGTGAGCAACCTCCACCTAATTTAGTGACAGATTAATTAAAAGTGTTGCTGAGGCAAAATGCTAACAAGCATCAGCCTGCTAAACATAGCTACAATATCCAATATCCAGCTCATGTGCCTCCTTCCACAGGGTGGCTGTCCCTCCTGAAGCTGCAGGTGTCAAGTATTGCTAGGAGGACTTTGCTGAGAGCTCTAAATAATAAAATCCTGCCAGGTTGTCTTACTTGCACTGCGTGCTGCACTAATTGTACTCGTCCATCTTTCAGATGGATCAAACTGACTCCCATCTTCTTCAGGATCTCCAAGTGCTCAGGATTACTGGCCATGAAATCTCTGGCTCTCAATGGTGGTTTTGGTCCACTTCCCAAACTCTCTTCTCTGCCAAAAGACATCAGAGATCAAAGCTTTAAAAACCAGATTATCCTTGAAACAAAGCTCTAGGCTATCCCTGCCATCACAAGATTGGAATTCTTGGTACACTGAGTGCAAGCTTCAGTATAATGCAACTTCTCAATCaagttatctttttttttaaagttgtctATATCATCAATAATTTTATAGGGCAAAACCTGCCCCCCAGTACTGATAACAAAACTGCCATATACTCTCTCTCATTTGTAAATAGTCTGCATTATTGCAACACTGACCAAACCCAGTTTGCCTCATACAGTCGCAACTCAGTTTTagtcaagaaataaaaatacagaagaggTGGTCAGGAGAACAAACTTCCTCAGCCTCAACACTGCCTTAAATTCCTCAAAACAGGTGCAGTTGTGTGGCAGCATAATTTCCTTACTACAAAGAAGACTTTCAGAACTGTTCAGGAGACTGCAGAACCTAATTTTACAAACGAGAGACACACTTTCTGCAATACTCCAAGGGGGAGCTGCAGCCGAGGTAggcagctccttcagctttGAAACACTTGCTAATTTCAGGTGGAAACAAACTGCGTTTGCAGACCCTGCTCCACTGAGTCCTGTGCTACCACAAAGAGAGGAAGGGTCCATCTTACGCTCTGGAAATGCCCCGGGGACAGCTCTTATCCACCACGTTCTTCAGAGGCTCCCGGATGCTCTGGGCAAACATGGGGTCGTTGGGGAAGAGGATCTGGGTGTTTGGACAGGTCCAGTCAAAGTTGCTGTCATCCAGCTCTGTGTACTCTGTGCTCTAAAATGAAACATAAAGAGTAAAAAATGCAGGTTATATTTTTACATAAACATCAACAGATAAGCCTAACTTATCTGTGTTCTGTGGACATGTGGCAGCTGAATGCAAGAGGGGGGAGCCAATGTACTGCAACCCCTTGGACAGATGAATACAACACCCATTCTAATTTGTAATTTACTAAATTTATATACAGTTTCTAGATTTGTTTTTGCAGAAACAGTTAATCCTCTGCTGGCAGACAGTACTTCTCAAGCCTGATCATGACAAGCCAGTGCCCTGTATTTTATGTGCTGGACAAATAAAGGGAGTAGTTCTGGTTTCACCTGATACTGGCTTTATAGCTGCAGGCTTTAGCTCATTCTTACTAAAAATGTCACATCTTTTCATGTGAGCAAAAGATTCTCCTCCTCAAGAGCCACACAGACTTGCAAGTCTGAGTGAGCAAGGATGAATCTCTATAGAATTCAAAAAGTTTCTATTTTCAGGAAAGAAGGCAGATTGAACATCTGCACAAATTGCTGGTTTGTAACCATGTGGAACACGTCTGGTGGCTTGGAGCCACATTTAGCATGTCCTTAGCTTAGCAAATATAGATAAGATGGATAACTGGAAAGTTATAGATAACTGGAAAGCTCATTTTATAAGTCATAGAAATCAATGCAGTATTTATTTACCTGAAAAGACTCACCCTGGCTTTTGCTCCTGTTTGCAACATACTGgtcaaagaaaaatcaagtatTTAAAGGCTCCCTAAAACCCAAGACCTAAGGGGCTGTTACTAAGACATGACCTTTCTTGTTTATGAGAGCAAATACAAACAGGATGTTGGGTTGATAGTACCCAGTATGTCTCTCACAGTTTGTTTTAATAGCACTGTATTTATGTTAAAAATCATTTACACATTCCATCTGTTCAGGTAAAATTCCATAAAAGAGGAACACTTGACATCACGAGCTTTCAGGCACCTGACACCATTTTCAATGGGTTTTTCTTACTTGGATTATGCCTATTTGCAGCTTTGACTCCAAGAgcttaaaaatatgcatttgaGCACTTTATTCTATCCTCTCTATTGCCTTTCATTAACATTTGCAGTTCTCAAGAGAACAAACCAAGTTAGGCCAGCACTTAACACAGCACCAGCTGTGGGAACCCTGCCTGTCTCAAAGGTATTAAATTGTTATACTGGGAACAAAAGTTACATAAAATGCTCCTTCAGACCCTTCAGGAAACTTCTTGCTTAGCTGAGAAAACAGCCTGTTTCCAAAACtcaaaaaagaaagataaattctCAGGGAAAGAACATTTCAGAGAGAGTGTAGGAACATTTAACACCAAACTCATGACCTATTAAAACATAACCAGTATTTGAAATTAAGATCAAATAACTAAAAATTTGTCACTGCTTAATGTAAAGTCCATCAAACAGGGTGATTTTTCCAGGACACATGGCTTGACACACAATATAATAATTTTCCTCTGATCCAGGCATTATTCTAAAACTCTTAGAAAATGTTATAAACAGAGGCACAAATAAGAATATTTGTGTCCTTGATGTCTCAGAcaccatttctctttctctttttcctttttcttattgCCTTACAGACAAATTATGTCATGTTACTGACCACAAAATCAAAAGAGAGGATTTATGatgcccatggcacagctgtATTACTCCAGGTTAGTTTGGAAGGTTAAGTAATTTATAATCCCACAAGTGTTCTCATATTTATGCAATATGTGCCTACTGCAGGGACTAAAGTGATGCAACATCCCAAATCTGTCTGCAGCTGTATCTTGTCAAATTAACTCCACAGCTGTCAAAAAACCTCTCAAAATTTGTTCACGtgctaaaaacaaacaagaaaaatgtaggttttagaaaaaataataaaaaataaagatgggGACAAAAATACCCTACTGCGTTATCTTCCAATTTATACAGAAGTGgggaattattttatttttaaatcttgctAATAATTCCTCTCTATATCTCAAGGTTCAGCAGTGCAAAACCCAGTCATTACTCCTACTCTTGTGAGTGGCactatttatattatttatatgaTGAAATAGTACCTATTAAATAATGTGTTCAAACTGGTGCACTTCCTCAAACTATGAtctttcctgattttatttccattttccctcaATAGAAGGAAGTGTATCACAGAAACTGATTTAGACTGGAGCTGTTacatactgtattttttttagaGATGGTTTGGTTTGTAGTGGAGAGCCAGAGTGGCAATAGATGAGCTTCTGTAGTGAAGATATAATCTTCAATGTCAAAAATCATGTCCTCCTTATCAGCAAACAGCAGGTACAGATATTTAAACATCTCGGCCAGGAAAAATGAATCCATCCtgtggagaaaagggggatgtCCTTTAGGGAGATCTCCTCATTTCTAGAAcatcagtaaaataaatattcctagTGCTCCATCTCTGAAGACTTCATGACTATTACTGCTGGACATAATTCCATTAGCATTCCTTCCACTTGGAAGAAGCTGTGTTTGGAGGGAAATGATTCAGCACATTCAGTACAAAGcattacagaaaaaacaaataaacctcCTGACAAATTTACAGATTTGAAGTATATTTAGTTTGAATGTAATTCATCTATTGCTCTCAGACAAATGGAAGgttattaaactgaaaatattcttaTAGAGCACCCTATAACCCTACTGAAACAGTTTACACATTGTTTCAATGCATTTACAACTCAGTACAATTATAAATGAGTAATTTAAGACTTGGTTATCAGACTGAAGACAGCTCCTCAAATATCAATTAATTCAATCACAAAGGGCAATTtgattttttctgtatttttatattttagaaaataattgtgCAAACTTTACCTGTCTTCATGACTTCCTGTACGAACATCCTTCATTGCAGCAAACCCACAGGGAACTCTGGCATACTTGTTCAAGTTTTCAATGAGGGTTTTTCCTACTTCTAGGTAGTAAGGGTCTCCTGTAGCCTAtgaaattcaacaaaaaaaatttttcattatatctTGTTTATATCCTAAACTGGCTGCAGTGGATAAGTTAAGCTGGAGATATGCTACTCAATTCTCTATTGAAATAGAACAGCAATAAAATTCTAGGTGCAAAAAAAGTGCTCAAAGGTTAGAGGAATGAATGTGACTGTACCTTATACAAGAAGTAAGTGCTTTCAGCAAATTCAGGCCTCAGAGGATGCTGAGCCCAGTGAACTCTGAAATCTGTTGTGAATGCCTGAGGatgaaaaagaacagaaaaaaataaatgcaggaaTGCAAACCAAACTCAGGTTTATTTGAATTCTACCTTAACTGTATAACCAGCCTAGCTTTGATAAACACCATTTTTGCAATCATACCTACCACCTGACACCTCCAGTGCAGTCAAGTGTCACTGCACACTGACAGATGGCTAAGCAGCTGTTTCTAAATTAATACCACAGGCTAGAAGACATGTAAAAATTTCCTAGTCTATCTATTCACTCTGTGCACTGGAAAAACCCACTTCTGTCATATATTCACTATTATTTCATACTGAGGTTTAAACCAAGTCTTTGTGTAGGGGATGGTCTGTTGGCTTAAATACAACTACCTGACCTTTTAAAGTTTCCTTCATAagtacaaaacacaaaaaaaccaaccaaaaaatccacaaagaGCCAAATTATACCATTTTAAAAgccctcaaaaataaaaaaatcattccagTGCTTAGCATTCTTTGCACTCAATAACCATACTAGGTGAATGTGATGTTAATTAAAATGTTCTCTAACAGAAATAAGCTTACACTAGAGGA is a genomic window of Oenanthe melanoleuca isolate GR-GAL-2019-014 chromosome 8, OMel1.0, whole genome shotgun sequence containing:
- the EDEM3 gene encoding ER degradation-enhancing alpha-mannosidase-like protein 3, producing MALSAAPGCRAGERGPRWRRPWKLLALGLLSASSVLAAAPGAGAMSREEKRRLGNQVLEMFDHAYSNYMEHAYPADELMPLTCRGRVRGQEPSRGDVDDALGKFSLTLIDTLDTLVVLNKTKEFEEAVKKVIKDVNLDNDIVVSVFETNIRVLGGLLGGHSVAIMLKEKGEYMQWYNGELLHMAKELGYKLLPAFNTTSGLPYPRVNLKFGVRHPEARTGTESDTCTACAGTLILEFAALSRFTGTSIFEEYARKALDFIWEKRQRSSNLVGVTINIHTGDWVRKDSGVGAGIDSYYEYLLKAYVLLGDDSFLERFNTHYDAIMRYISQPPLLLDVHIHKPMLNARTWMDSLLAFFPGLQVLKGDIRPAIETHEMLYQVIKKHNFLPEAFTTDFRVHWAQHPLRPEFAESTYFLYKATGDPYYLEVGKTLIENLNKYARVPCGFAAMKDVRTGSHEDRMDSFFLAEMFKYLYLLFADKEDMIFDIEDYIFTTEAHLLPLWLSTTNQTISKKNTSTEYTELDDSNFDWTCPNTQILFPNDPMFAQSIREPLKNVVDKSCPRGISRAEESLGSGPKPPLRARDFMASNPEHLEILKKMGVSLIHLKDGRVQLVQHAVQAASSLDAEDGLRFMQEMIELSSQQQKEQQLPPRAVQIVSHPFFGRVVLTAGPAQFGMDLSKHKAGTRGFVATIKPYNGCSEITNPEAVKEKIALMQRGQCMFAEKARNIQKAGAIGGIVIDDNEGSSSDTAPLFQMAGDGKNTDDITIPMLFLFNKEGNIILDAIREYEAVEVLLSDKAKDRDLEMENMDQKSSENDSHKPNSEEAPSESQDAEAVSEEPEGGGESSGVGAPDPLSPASTDSVSMADEDPHTSGPTEASAPEPACSPGDSQPQEQHTQTEANSKAHWDSKVQPMESILADWNEDIEAFEMMEKDEL